Genomic window (Methylocystis echinoides):
AGCGCCGCATCGGCAACACCGTCATCGGCGCGAGCATCACCCTGCATGCCGGCGACTATGGCAGTGGCGGCGTCGTCGTGCTGCGCGTCCACCGGACATTCTCGGTCGACAGCCGCCTGACGTTTGCCGTGACCGAACGGCCGAACGTCGGTTCGGTCCAAGTGCTCGACCGGCCGGGCGACGACGGCGAGCTGGTCTATCTCGCCAGCCATCGTGCAGACGCGGAGGAATGGCTCAAGCGACACGGCTATCCCAACGCCGTGCTGCGCGAGATCTCGGCCGACGAGGTCGCGGCCGCCGTCGTGGAAGGGAGGGCTGCCGCATGAGCATGCCCGCACCCTCCACCGGAATGATCGCGGAACCCGCGGGCGCATTTCCGCAGATCGAGTTCGGCCGCACAGCAGAGGGCATTCTCGTCGCCTGTGTCGCCGACACCTCCTTCGCCATGCTGCCGGCGCGCGATGGCCGGCACTATCTCGCCACCGGCTGGCGCATCGGCCGGCCGATGGCCGAATGGAAGCGATCCGACTTTTACGGTCATGCCGGCGAGCTCGCCGACGAGGCGGCGTTCCGCTGCAAGGTCGCGGAAAACGCGGAGCATCAGCGCGAGAAGCGCGCGCTCGGCCGCCGCGAGATCGGCTCCACGGCGAATACGCCGTGGGGCCGCTCGCAGGGCGCGACCCTCTATGCCGAGGGTGTCGTCTGCCATTCGACCGCCGGTCATGGCGGCTTCCACCTCTCGGCCGAGCGCAATCGCAAGGTCCATTCCGTGCTGCGGTCGCGCGGCGGCTGGTACGAGGAAGATGCAGGCTGGGCGATCGTCGCGCTCACCTTCCCGCATCTCTTCACCAGCTATGAGCGGCGCTGCGCCGAGCGCACGATCAAGGATAGCTGGCCGGACGCCTGGGAAGCGATCTTCGGCACGATCCTTCAGCCCGGCGAGTCTCTGGAAAAGGATCGCCGCGCCTTCGAGCAGCGGCACGCCGACGACTGGATCGTCGTATCGGCGATTACATCGGATCAGCAGCCGGGCTTTGTCGAAGTCGTCGCCACGCCCGGCGGCCGCCGCGGTGCGGGCACCGAGGAACGGCGCTTCCTCGTGCCGTCCGGCGAGTACCAGGTCGGACGCTTCGGCTTCGTCGTCGATGAGGCGCGTCATCCGGTCCATTCCGGCCCGTCGAGCTTCATCGGCTGGCAGGGGAGGGCGCGATGACAGCTTCCCCGCAACGCATCGCGCAGCTCTCGCGCATGGAAGAGGCGCGCCGCCAGACGCAGCGCCAGCTCGACATGATCGACCGGCAGATCATCTGTCGCATGACGGCGCTGATTCCACAGCTCGGTCGCAAGCGTGCCGCATATCGCCGCGGCAAGCCCGCCGATCCGAGCGCGTTCCTCGAGCGCTACCGCTCGAACCTCGCCGCCATCACGGCCGAGCGCCAGCCCGAGATCGACGCCCTGTCGCGCAAGCTCGCCCGGCAGGATGCGGCGATCGAGGCATTGCGTGAACGCTGCGGCGCCGGGCCATGCGGGTCAAGGCCGGCACAGCCGGCAGAGGCCGCCGCTGTCGAGGATGGCAGGCGCGCTTGTCGGCCGGGAGAGCAGCGCGGCGGGCTGATCTACGCGCCGAACCTGTAACCCGATGGTGACCGCAGCTCTCGCGAGCCCTTCCGGCGCCTGCGATTTCAACTGCCCGAAAACGACAATAAGGTCGACTGGAGCGGGCGATGGGATTCGAACCCACGACCCCAACCTTGGCAAGGTGCCCGACGCGCTTGCGCCGCCATACCCGACTTCACGCTACGGCACGATTTAACTATATAACTCAAGATATTAATTGACATCAGTCCCGCCGAGCCTATCCGGGAGGTAGCCGCCGACTTGCTTCGAAATGCTTGGAATCGGCTTCGATAGAGGGTATGGTAGGGAAATTCTAAGCAAAAATTCGACAAGGTATTGATATGGCGACGGAAAAGATCACAAAGCGGATCGTGGACGCGCTCAAGGCTCCGAAACCTTCGAGAGATGGGGTCAAGGTTCGGGAGCATTTCGTGTGGGATCGCGAGCTGCGCGGGTTCGGCGTGCAGGTCATGCCGTCGGGTCTCAAGAGCTTCGTCATCCAGTATCGCACCCTGGAAGGGAGGAACCGGAGAGCCGTCATCGGGCGCTATGGGCTGATGACGGTCGAAGACGCTCGCAAGCTCGCCCATGAGAAGCTGGTGGCCGTCTCCAAGGGTGTCGATCCGGTCGCCGAGGAGGCCAAGGCGGCCGGCCTGCTCACCGTCGCCGAAGTCTGCGACTGGTATCTGGCCGAAGCGGAGGCCGGGCGGATCCTCGGCCGCCGCCGGCGACCGATCAAGTCGTCCACGCTGGCGATGGACCGCAGCCGCATCGAGGCGCACATCAAGCCGCTCCTCGGCCGCCGCCAGGTCGCATCGCTCAAGCTCGGCGACGTCGAAGGCGCGCAGGCGGACATCGCGGCCGGCAAGACCTCGAAGCCTCGCGCGGGCAGCCGCGGCGGCGCCACCACCGGCGGGGAAGGCGTGGCCGCGCGGACCATGTCGACGCTGCATTCCATCCTTGAGCACGCGGTTCGCCTCGGGAAGATCGAAGCCAATCCCGCGAAGGGCGTGCGCAGGCTCGCCAGCGCACCGCGTGAACGGCGGCTCAGCCGGAGCGAGATCGAACGGCTGGGCAAGACGCTGCGGGCGGCCGCGGAGGAGGGTGAGCATCCGACGGGGCTCGCGGCTATTCGCTTCCTCCTCCTGACCGGCTTCCGGCGCATGGAAGCGCTCGGGCTACAGGGCACCTGGCTCGATGAAGAGGAATGCGCCATTCGCTTTCCGGATACCAAGAGCGGCGCGCAGATTCGCGTGATCGGCCAAGCCGCTATCGATCTGCTTCTCGACCAGCCGAAAACCAAGTCCCCCTTCTTTTTTCCGGCCGATTGGGGTGAAGGGCATTTCATCGGCGTCGTGCGCGTTCTCGATCGCGTCTGTCAGAAGGCCGAGCTGGCGGACATCACTCCGCACACGTTGCGCCACACCTACGCGAGCCTTGCGGGCGATCTCGGCTTCTCCGAGCTGACGATCGCGGCGCTGCTCGGCCATTCCGCCAGGGGCGTCACGCAACGCTACGTTCATATCGACGAAGCGCTTAGGATGACGGCTGACCGGGTTGCCGACGAGATGGCCGACCTGCTCGATGGGCGGGCGACGCCCACACGCTCTCGCTCCGCTCGCCGGGATCGGTCCGAGCGGAACCTGGAACCGACCAGGGTGTGAGTGTCCGAAGTTTGCGACAAACTTCGGACACCAGGGTTCGCGCGCTTTGTCCGAAAAATGTAGTATTCTTCGGACACCAGCTTGCGTCATGTCCGAAAAATGTATCATATTTCGGACATGACGACCTTAGCGCATGAAACCGACCTTCGCTCCCGGCTGCTCGCCCGGATCGCCTCCAGCCCGAACGAGGTCTGGACGCCCGGCGATTTTGCCGACCTTGGCAGCCGCGCCGCCGTCGACAAGACCCTGCAGCGCCTCGCCACCGCAGGCGAGCTGCGCCGTATCGACCGCGGTCTCTACGACCAGCCCCGCAAGAATGATCTGACCAGCCGCCCCACCGTGCCCGACTATCGCGCCGTCATCCGCGCCGTCACCCGCCGCGACCAGGCGCGCGCCGTGGTGGACGGCATGACCGCTGCCAACGATCTCGGCCTCACCACCGCCGTCCCGGCGCGCATCGAGGTGCTGGTCGACGCGCGTCTGAAACCAATCAAGCTCGGTAGCCAAGAGATCCACTTCAAGTTCGCCGCGCCTAGCCGCCTCTATTGGGCCGGCCGGCCAGCCATGCGCGTTGTCCAGGCGCTGCACTGGATGCAGGACATGCTTGCGCAGGACGATGAGCGCGCCCGCGTCCAGGCCGCGCTGCGCCGCCTTTTCGGCGACCCGCAGCACGGGCAGGCGATCCGTGACGATCTACGCGCCGGCCTATCCGCGCTTCCGATCTGGATGCAGGAGTTCTTGCGAGGCCTGCTCAGCGCAACCGATGCGGACGAGGGCCAGTCATGACCAGCACCGCGTACAGGCAGGTCATCGCCGCGCCGCCGAGTGACCGGCTTGACCTGTTTCTCACCACCGCCAATCGGCTTGGCACGCCGATCGGCAATGTGGAGAAGGATTTCTGGGTCTGCTGGACGCTGAATGCGCTCTATCACGAGCGGCCTGATGGAGGACCGCGCCTCCTGTTCAAGGGCGGCACCTCGCTGTCGAAGGCCTATAACCTGATCGAGCGCTTTTCCGAGGACATCGACGTCACGGTCTTCCGTAACGACCTTGACGAGGCTGCTTCGGTCGAGGAACTGGAGGCTCTGTCGAACAAAAAGCGCCGTGCCAAGCTCGATGCGATACGGGATGCGTGCTGTGCCTATATTACAGGCCCGCTCCACGAATTCCTAGGCGCACAGCTCGCCGACGTCACCAATGGGGCCGGACGTGTCGAGGTCGACGAAGCCGATCCCGACGGACAGACACTGCTCGTCTGGTATCCCGAGGTCGAGCCACGCGACGGAGCCTATGTGCGGCCGGCCGTGCGGATCGAGTCCGGCGCGAAGTCAGCTCTTGACCCCAACCGTCCTGTTACGATTCGACCCTATGTCAGTGAGGAGGCCGGCGGGCTCGAACTGGCGATCGCTGACGTCACAACGATCGAAGCCACCCGTACCTTCTGGGACAAGGTTGTGATCGCCCATGGCTTGCGGCTCTGGTACGAGCGACGCGGCGTGCTCCGGCAGGAAGGCCAGCGCGTGTCGCGGCACTATTACGACCTCCATTGCCTGCTCGGCTCGGAGGTCGGGCGAGTGGCGCTTGCGGACCCCAGCCTCGGCGCCGATTGCGTGCGACACGCGCGCATGTTCTTCGACCGCCCCGACTATGATCTGGCTTCCGCCGTTCCGGGCTCATTCGCCGTCGCGCCGACCGGTGCGATGATCGATGCGCTCAGCCGTGACTACGCCAACACCACCGCGATGATCTTTGGCGTCGCCCCGGATTTTCAGGCGATCTTGAGGTCGGTTGGGGAAATCGAGCGGATTGCAAATGCGATAACGCGG
Coding sequences:
- a CDS encoding DUF7007 domain-containing protein, whose product is MSMPAPSTGMIAEPAGAFPQIEFGRTAEGILVACVADTSFAMLPARDGRHYLATGWRIGRPMAEWKRSDFYGHAGELADEAAFRCKVAENAEHQREKRALGRREIGSTANTPWGRSQGATLYAEGVVCHSTAGHGGFHLSAERNRKVHSVLRSRGGWYEEDAGWAIVALTFPHLFTSYERRCAERTIKDSWPDAWEAIFGTILQPGESLEKDRRAFEQRHADDWIVVSAITSDQQPGFVEVVATPGGRRGAGTEERRFLVPSGEYQVGRFGFVVDEARHPVHSGPSSFIGWQGRAR
- a CDS encoding tyrosine-type recombinase/integrase, which translates into the protein MATEKITKRIVDALKAPKPSRDGVKVREHFVWDRELRGFGVQVMPSGLKSFVIQYRTLEGRNRRAVIGRYGLMTVEDARKLAHEKLVAVSKGVDPVAEEAKAAGLLTVAEVCDWYLAEAEAGRILGRRRRPIKSSTLAMDRSRIEAHIKPLLGRRQVASLKLGDVEGAQADIAAGKTSKPRAGSRGGATTGGEGVAARTMSTLHSILEHAVRLGKIEANPAKGVRRLASAPRERRLSRSEIERLGKTLRAAAEEGEHPTGLAAIRFLLLTGFRRMEALGLQGTWLDEEECAIRFPDTKSGAQIRVIGQAAIDLLLDQPKTKSPFFFPADWGEGHFIGVVRVLDRVCQKAELADITPHTLRHTYASLAGDLGFSELTIAALLGHSARGVTQRYVHIDEALRMTADRVADEMADLLDGRATPTRSRSARRDRSERNLEPTRV
- a CDS encoding DUF6088 family protein; amino-acid sequence: MYHISDMTTLAHETDLRSRLLARIASSPNEVWTPGDFADLGSRAAVDKTLQRLATAGELRRIDRGLYDQPRKNDLTSRPTVPDYRAVIRAVTRRDQARAVVDGMTAANDLGLTTAVPARIEVLVDARLKPIKLGSQEIHFKFAAPSRLYWAGRPAMRVVQALHWMQDMLAQDDERARVQAALRRLFGDPQHGQAIRDDLRAGLSALPIWMQEFLRGLLSATDADEGQS
- a CDS encoding nucleotidyl transferase AbiEii/AbiGii toxin family protein, translating into MTSTAYRQVIAAPPSDRLDLFLTTANRLGTPIGNVEKDFWVCWTLNALYHERPDGGPRLLFKGGTSLSKAYNLIERFSEDIDVTVFRNDLDEAASVEELEALSNKKRRAKLDAIRDACCAYITGPLHEFLGAQLADVTNGAGRVEVDEADPDGQTLLVWYPEVEPRDGAYVRPAVRIESGAKSALDPNRPVTIRPYVSEEAGGLELAIADVTTIEATRTFWDKVVIAHGLRLWYERRGVLRQEGQRVSRHYYDLHCLLGSEVGRVALADPSLGADCVRHARMFFDRPDYDLASAVPGSFAVAPTGAMIDALSRDYANTTAMIFGVAPDFQAILRSVGEIERIANAITRNA